Genomic DNA from Anolis sagrei isolate rAnoSag1 chromosome 12, rAnoSag1.mat, whole genome shotgun sequence:
cctccctctttctctccttccttccttctctatctctttccttccttccttctctctttgcttccatatccctttccttctttctttccctccctccctttctttctttttcttttctttattcctttctctccctccctccctccctccctccctccctccctctttgtttgtttgtttgtgtgttttctccccttccctccctctttcttccctttttttctgtattgtcgtttAGCTTTTCGtctagctttttggggctttttaagtcccttctgctgtgtttttcagtgtttttatgaatgaaggacatacattggcctgataggtgtcttgtgtccaaatttggtgtcaattcgcccagtggtttttgagttctgttaatcccacaaacgaacattacatttttatttatatagatgatgatgattacactgttttacaaattttcagtttttctcagtttcggAAACGAAATgcgccgtttcttaataaatttaacatgctgaattcaaatataataattaaatgtgttaattggctctggtttttatgcaacagctatttcaattttctccacaataggtaattcgttaatattatgataatgcgcctaaccttactgcgtgtatataaaccgtgaatatttactaaattttagtcaaattatattgccaatagtttatacatgagaaatatttatttaattagtctattgtttctgtttgtgcagcaagaaactctattcatagaattatagaatcatagaatcaaagagttggaagcgacctcatgggccatccagtccaaccccattctgccaagaagcaggaatattgcattcaaatcacccctgacaaatggccatccagcctctgcttaaaagtttccaaagaaggagcctccaccacactccggggcagagagttccactgctgaacggctctcacagtcaggaagttcttcctaatgttcagatggaatctcctctcgtaggcctaatgcagttgaaaagtctgaaagttgaaatgtcgctttaatcgtgactttagtttttatcctgtttgcttctcttgccttttcttttgtattcaaggaaaggattccctcttgcaatgctccagcaggagtctgacagcattgacggagtccatttgccttgatatcttttttccatagtgcttcatttacacacgtgcgaggcataacgacagtaaaaagaacaatgtaaaacgatgtttaacgatactgtctcagtcttcaactgactgaccctcaccattcaaaagtctggccttttGAACGgtggctttctggcttttgcacatggcactaatactgcgtcatcaaactttctagaatattctagaatcttccatagtgtaagtcgcaacatgcattttttcaaccatacatgatcacgtgattgcttatatcataaaaactagagccaacatacatttttaaatgtcattttcgttttcagcaccccaaaatcataaaagaacaactattttcaggcccgcaactttttctccgttgaacagtgttattattattattattattattaacccgtTGTGCCCCTGCCCCTGCACCTCCTCTATGCTTTTCTATGACTCCTTGACTGCCTTGGCTGATCCTGTCGTAACCCTCTTCTTGGGGTCCTCTTTGTGTATTGAGTGGCCGGATGGGGAAGGGGACCAGTGCCGCCCTCCAACCTTGTTGTCCCTTTCTCCAGAATGGCTCTGCGCGGCGTCCGGTGGCCACCCAGCCGGGGCGGAAGCGCAAGTCCAACTGCTTGGGCACCGACGAGGTAAGCAAGCCGGGCTTGGGCCTgcggaggtggtggtggtgttggacCGGCATCGCTTTGAGACACCAGCATGCGAGACAGAATCTACGGCTTTCTCCCCGTTCATCCAGAATATCCCTCCTGGTTCTTGCGAGCAGGACTCCCAGGACAGCTTGGACGGCATCCCCTCGGCCCCCCGCATGACCGGCAGCCTGGTCTCGGACCGCAGCCACGACGACATCATCACCCGCATGAAGAACATCGAGTGCATCGAGCTCGGGCGGCATCGCCTGAAGCCGTGGTACTTCTCCCCCTACCCGCAGGAACTCACCACCCTCCCCATCCTCTACCTCTGCGAGTTTTGCCTTAAGTACGTCAAGAGCCTCAAATGTCTCCAGAGGCACCTGGTAAGCACTTCTCGGTTGCACTAACCCATCGTTCGGTTTATCAGGTGTTAACTCccaccaactcccaccattcctaacatctcATCTGAAGGTGATTGATAGTAATTAATAGGACCATCTCATCTGAATGTGATTATgatcatcatctatatatataaaaagggaaagggcgttcaacgggacagcaaaacgcaaacacccccccccccgacgaaaactcaccaaatttgccgtgcaaatacctcaacccacaaggtatgcacaacactcatcaaaattccaaacaacatttcaacaaacacacaattacaaaaaccaactgagcatgtgcagtgCCCAGGGGCGGAAGTAtacacgcaatgcactctgggaactgtagttctagaacgcAGCCTAGCCACTGACGCTGAAGCCCCGGCCTGGGAATTGGAGCTCGGCCGGCTGTGCTCGCTGGGGGCCAGCGACCTGTGCGACCTGTGGAGGCTGCTCGGGAGGCCCCCGCTGCGTGCCTTCCTGGCCCGGCCGGGAGAGGCCGCAGCCCGGCTCTGCCGAGGACAACccattggccacagcaacacccgGCCCAGGCCGCCCCCGCACACCCCCGTCTGGCTCCGCCATcggtgaggaaggggaaggagggaaggaagcgggagagggaaggaaggacggaaatgaggggaaggggtgtaaataggaagaaaggaaggaaggaaggaaggaaggaaggaaggaggaaagaaagaagaaaaggggaagggaaggtgtaggaaggaaggaagaagttgagaaggtatatgaaacaaaggaagaaaagaaagaagaaagggagagaaggatgggaaagaagggagaaaggaaggaaggagaaagggaagggaaggtgtatgaaggaagtaaggaaggagaagttgagaaggtatatgaaagaagaaagggagagaaggaggatgggaaagaatggagggagggagggagggagggaggaaggaaggaagggagagaaggtgtatgaaggaaggaaggagaagttgagaaggtatatgaaagaagaaaggtaggaaagaaagaatacagagagagaaggaggatgggaaagaagggagaaaggaaggaaggaggaaaggaaagaaagatagaaaaaagaagaaagggaaggggaagggaaggtctcaaaaggaaggaaggaaggaaggaaggaaggaaggaaggagggagggagggagggagggagggagggagggagggagggagggagggaaggaaggaagggagggagggagggggggaggggaatttgggaaggggaagagaggaaaaaaagcaaaggaagaagagaaagggagggaagaaaagaaagaaagaaaaggaagtctggaagtcaagagcgaaggaaggaaggaaagagagagggaagaaaggagagagaggaaggaaaaaagggaggaggaaggaaagaggaagagaaggaaggaggagagaaggaaagaaaaaagggaagggaggaaagacggagcaaaggaagaagagaaagaaggagagaaagagggagggaaggaaagaaataaacggaaggatgggagcaaaaagctaaggaaggaagtaaacaggtagagaaggaagaaaggaaagaagaaaaggaaatgaatgaaggagtgaaagaaggagagaaagagggagagaaggttggccacagcaacgtgtggcgggtaaagctagtaacTAATAATATTCATAGGATCATCTCATTATCTGAGATGGTCTGCAACTTgggagttcgaagccagcccgggtcggagtgagcttctggccaattggtatagcttgttgtcaacctttacaacccgaaagacagttgcatctgtcaagtaggaaatttaggtaccacctatgtgtggggaggctaatttaacaaatttacgaggccataaaaaaatctccagcaaaagcatgcgaggaattattattattattattattattattattattattggcagggagttggaccggatggGCTATGAcgtctcttctgactctatgattctatgattccgtgattgtgatgatgatgatgatgtgctttgatggtgtcatcatgcggggaggctaatttacgatgccataaaaatctccagcaagcatgcaaagaatgaggaagtacttcatcagtgccacaaatggacggtgaagcgacagctcccctggtggccagaataccctcatgaaaaagctggaatgtgaaaTAGCCTCTaactgtctgtctgtatgtgttgtgtgcctatggcattgaatgtttgccatgtatgtgtacattgtaatctgccctgagtcccctgcggggtgagaattgcggaatataaatactggaaataaataaataataaatctgaaTGTGAGTGCAATCgtagctaaataataataataataataataataataataataatgctttatttataccccgctccatctccgtGTGTTTTGAAGGGCGGGAAGGACTTGGAAGTGTGTTTCTTTCTCGTCCTCAGACCAAGTGCGACTTGAGGCATCCGCCCGGGAACGAAATCTACCGCAAGGGGACCATCTCTTTCTTTGAAATCGACGGGCGCAAGAACAAAGTAAGAACGAAACGGGGATTCAAGGCAACCAGGGCACGGATCTGGGGGAAATATTAGTGATGGCTAGTGGCTGGATATTAGCCTGTGATTGGCCAGTCTTTGGGTTGTGGTAGAAAGTCCCAAAAGGTCCCCACGAGCCTGAATTCTGTCGCTTAGTAAGTctcagtgttagcagacctcagtgaggcctcagtgtgagggaggcctcagtatgagaaggcatctatatgagaaggcctcaggctgagagagccctcagtgtgagaaagtctcagagtgttagtaggcctcagtctgagagagccctcagtggaagagacctcagtgagagaaaggcctcaataTGAGGGAAGCCTCAGTGtggtagtaggcctcagtatgagaaggcctccgtctgagagagacctcagtgtgagaaggtctcagagtgtttgtaggcctcagtctgagagagacctcagtggagaaggtctcagtgtgttagaagtatgagaaggcctcagtctgagagagccctcagagtGAGACtgtctcagtgtgttagtaggcctcagtctgagagagccctcggtagaagaggcctcagtgagagaaaggcctcaatgtgagggaaacctcagtgtgttagtagacatcggtatgagaaggcctctgtatgagaaagcctcagtctgagaaagacctcagtatgagaaggtctcagtctgttagtaggcctcagtatgagaaggcctcggtctgagagagccttcagagagatggtctctgtgttagtaggcctcagtatgagaaggcctcagtgtgaggaggtctcagtgtgttagtaggcctcagtctgagagagccctcaatggaagaggcctcagtgagagaaaggcctcaatgtgagggaaacctcagtgtgttagtaggcctctgtaTGAGAAGGCCTCTGTATGAAAaaacctcagtctgagagaaccctcagtttgagaaggtctcagtgtgttagtaggcctcagtatgggaatgcctcagtctgagagagccctcagtgagagaaaagcctcagtgtgaggggTGCCTCACTGTGTTAGCAGGCCTCAGAATGAAAAGGCCTCtgcctgagagagccctcagtgtaagaggcctcagtgggagaaaggcctcagtatgaggaaggcctggtgtgagaagcttcagtgtgagagaagccctaagttgaaggccattgtgtgtgaagcttCGGTGTGAAAGCTGCTGTGTGTGAAATTACTGTGTGAagcctgagagagccctcagtgcgAGAAGGTCTCggtgtgagaggcctcagtgagagaaaagcctcagtatgaggaaggcctggtgcgagaagcttcagtgtgagagaagccccaggttgaaggccattgtgtgtgaagcttcagtgtgaaagctgctgtgtgtaaagctcctgtgtacgtttggtgtgagaagagcctctgtgagagcgaagctgttcgTCTGCATGAGAGAGAAATCCAGtgtagaagcaaagaaggaaatgtaaagaactttgtttgtgtcatggaaaccttatGGGGAAGgtattttgttaataagcccacttgcccaacaataTTGCCTCACCTTATGGGACACTGTCACAGTTTTGGGGCCTTTCTTCAGAACTCCTTAAAATGGGAAGGATCCTGAATgcgttgtttttctttttctctgtctctCCTTCTAGAGTTACTCACAGAACCTCTGTCTCCTGGCCAAATGCTTCCTAGACCACAAGACCCTCTACTACGACACGGATCCGTTCCTCTTCTATGTCATGACCGAGTACGATAGCAAGGGCTTCCACATCGTTGGCTACTTCTCAAAGGTGGGGTTTTGAACGGTCTTGAGCCTCTGAGAAATGAGACTACGAAATACGTCATTAGAAATACGGTTAGAGGCTCGGGAGTTGCGTAAGGAGATCGTCATCTACTTCTTGCTTGATCTCTCCTGGTAGGAGAAGGAATCCACTGAGGACTACAATGTCGCCTGCATCCTGACCTTGCCTCCTTATCAGAGGCGGGGATACGGAAAGTTGCTGATAGAATTCAGTAAGTGGACATTTTTCTCtgtgtgagaaagcctcagtctgagagagacctcagtgtgGGATGctcatcccattattattattattattattattattattattattattattattgtgtgaagcctgagagagccctcagtgtgaaaaggtCTCAGTGCgagaggcctcagtgagagaaaggttattgttgttgttattattattattattattattattactattattattattgtgtgaagcctgagagagccctcagtgtgaaaaggtctcagtgtgagaggcctcagtgagagaaaggttattgttattattattattattgtgtgaagcctgagagagccctcagtgtgaaaaggtCTCAGTATGAGAggcttcagtgagagaaaggttgttgttgttgttattattattattattattattattattattattgtgaagccTGAgcgagccctcagtgtgagaaggtctcagtgtgagaggcctcagtgagagaaaggttattgttgttgttgttattattattattattattatgcagcttaagatttattttatttattgtgtctgaagtgagttgagggtacagttataatgtatttaaaaacacagagttaaaaccttggcattatactagatttcctttgaaatctagtataatgccacttggagtcatagaattgtagagttggaagagacctcatgggccatccagtccaacccttctgcaggaaaattgcattcaaagcattcctgacagatggctatccagcctctgtttaaaagcttccaaagaaggagcctctaccacactccagggcagagagttccactgctgaacggctctcacagtcaggaagttcttcctcatgttcagatggaatctcttttcttgtagccagaagccagaatggatgtccaaagaacttctaactgggtTGAGACtccaaagagacatgcacaagaagtggaaaaagggagaaatcaccaaagaagaattcaaagcaTTAAATTACActgttagccttctcttctgcaggctcaacatgcccagctcttctttcttgtagtttgaagcgtcctagtctccagggcagcagaaaaaaagtttgctccctcctgcctatgacttcctctcacatatttatacataggttattttttgggctatatggccatggtctagaggcattctctcctgacgtttcgcctgcatctatggcaagtatcctcagaggtagtgaggtgagaccactacaataacccagtgattccggccatgaaagccttcgacaatatttatacatggctatcatgtctcctctcagccttctcttcttcaggctaaacatgcccagatccttaagctgctcctcataggtcttgttctccagacccttgattattttagtcgccctcctctgggcacgttccagcttgtcaatatctctcttcaattgtggtgcccagaacaggacacaatattccaggtgtgcctctggtgtcactgcgagaaggtcctccattgtgcatgtggcagggctcaggttgcattgcagtaggtggtctgtggtttgctcttctccacacttgcatatcaTGGACACCACTTTGTAGTcccgtttcttaaggttgactcttaactattagtcatttgtaagtcaggtaTTTGGAACTTGAGGACTACCTGTACTGTCGTCTCTGACTTGGGGTTGTGCCTCTTACATGGTGTTATTGGCggccttcttttttcctctccagGCTATGAGCTTTCCAAGGTGGAAGGGAAGACTGGCACGCCGGAGAAACCCCTCTCGGATTTGGGGCTCCTCTCCTACCGCAGCTACTGGTCCCAGACCATCCTTGAGATCCTCATGAACCTTAAGTCGGAGACCGGGGAGCGCCCACAGATCACGATCAagtgagaaaataataataataataataataataataataataataatagcagcaacaacaacaacatcctatttgggttattgtgtgttttccgggctgtatggcaatgttccagaagcattatcccctgacatttcgcctgcatatgtggcaggcatcctcagaggttgtgaggtctgttggaaacgaggaaaattggtttttttatttatttaattatttgcggcatttatatgctgcccttctcaccccgaaggggactcagagcgaattacaaatataaatacatacagtatattatattattagcatagtattataccattatattgtaatattagtaataataataataataaaactttattcgtaccccgctaccatctccccaagggactcggtgcggcttacatgaggccgagcccacaatacaacaataaacaataacaacaacaatacataataaactcataagcaaaaataagcaataaacattaacagtaacacgacacgtttaaaaacctatggctgggccaaatgtaataattaaaattttattaaacaataatacattgtattatacgagatacataaacccattttcctactgcaggcgaaacgtcaggagaaaatgcctctagaacatggccatatagcccggaaaaacctacaacccattattataccgttagtaatatattgtattataccattatatatatatatatatatatatatatatagtattaaaccattatattgtaatgtatattgtaatatattgtaatatcattagtaatattacacataatataaatatataattataatatcatattattagtagtattatattgcattacgttataatattatagtaccgggactgtggcacagctggctaggagtcagctgcattaagatcatgactgaccaaaaggtcatgagttagaagccagtccgggttggagtgagcttccaaccaatttgtgtagcttgctgtcgacctttgcagcccgaaagacagttgcatctgtcaagtaggaaatttaggtgccacttatgcagggaggctaatttacggcgctataaaaatctccagcaagcatgcaaagaatgaggaagtacttcatcagtgtcacaaatggacagcaaagggacagctcccctggtggccagaataccctcatgaaaaagctggaatgttaaatagcctctgtgtgtctctctatatatgttgtgtgtctatggcattgaatgtttgccatgtatataataataataataataataataataataataataataataatctttataaacaagcaccttggtctccctagggatggtctccctatggatgctGCACTCGCTGAGCtctggtggtgttgtatttcagtgtcaatgttgatgtctgtacacagtccacgtttcgcaggcgtagaaCAGGATTGGTacgacaatagctttataaacaagcaccttggtctccttacggatgtcctggtccccaaacactctctgcttcattcggaaaaatgctgcactcgcagagctcaggcggtgttatatttcagtgtcaatgtagatgtctatagacagtccacgtctcacaggcgtatagcagggttgtgaggacaatagtcttataaacaagcaccttggtctccctatggatgtcccggtccccaaacactctctgcttcatttggaaaaatgctgcactcgcagagctcaggcggtgttgtatttcagtgtcgatgtctgtagacagtccacgttttgcggGTGTagaacagagttgggaggacaatagctttataaacaagcaccttggtctccctatggatgtccctgtccccaaacactctctgcttcattcagaaaaatgctgcactcgcagagctcaggcggtgttgtatttcagtgtcaatgttgatgtctatagacagtccacgtttcgcaggcgtagaacagggttgggaggacaatagctttataaacaagccccttggtctccctatggatgtcctggtccccaaacactgcttcatttggaaaaacgctgcactcgcagagctcaggcggtgttgtatttcagtgtcaatgttgatgtctgtagacagtccacgtttcgcaggtgtagaacagggttgggaggacaatagctttaaaacaagcaccttggtctccctatggatgtcctggtccccaaacactgcttcatttgga
This window encodes:
- the KAT5 gene encoding histone acetyltransferase KAT5 isoform X1, coding for MAEVEEVTEGCRLPVLRRNQDNEDEWPLAEILSVKDISGRKLFYVHYIDFNKRLDEWVTHDRLDLKKIQFPKKEAKTPTKNGLPGSRPSSPERDVRKTLDLSLQPAAAPSSGKTLPIPVQITLRFNLPKEREAIPGSPDQPLSSSSCVQPNHRSTKRKVEVVSPATPIPAPTETTQASVFPQNGSARRPVATQPGRKRKSNCLGTDENIPPGSCEQDSQDSLDGIPSAPRMTGSLVSDRSHDDIITRMKNIECIELGRHRLKPWYFSPYPQELTTLPILYLCEFCLKYVKSLKCLQRHLTKCDLRHPPGNEIYRKGTISFFEIDGRKNKSYSQNLCLLAKCFLDHKTLYYDTDPFLFYVMTEYDSKGFHIVGYFSKEKESTEDYNVACILTLPPYQRRGYGKLLIEFSYELSKVEGKTGTPEKPLSDLGLLSYRSYWSQTILEILMNLKSETGERPQITINEISEITSIKKEDVISTLQYLNLINYYKGQYILTLSEDIVDGHERAMLKRILRIDSKCLHFTPKDWSKRGKW
- the KAT5 gene encoding histone acetyltransferase KAT5 isoform X3, with the protein product MAEVEEVTEGCRLPVLRRNQDNEDEWPLAEILSVKDISGRKLFYVHYIDFNKRLDEWVTHDRLDLKKIQFPKKEAKTPTKNGLPGSRPSSPERDVPAAAPSSGKTLPIPVQITLRFNLPKEREAIPGSPDQPLSSSSCVQPNHRSTKRKVEVVSPATPIPAPTETTQASVFPQNGSARRPVATQPGRKRKSNCLGTDENIPPGSCEQDSQDSLDGIPSAPRMTGSLVSDRSHDDIITRMKNIECIELGRHRLKPWYFSPYPQELTTLPILYLCEFCLKYVKSLKCLQRHLTKCDLRHPPGNEIYRKGTISFFEIDGRKNKSYSQNLCLLAKCFLDHKTLYYDTDPFLFYVMTEYDSKGFHIVGYFSKEKESTEDYNVACILTLPPYQRRGYGKLLIEFSYELSKVEGKTGTPEKPLSDLGLLSYRSYWSQTILEILMNLKSETGERPQITINEISEITSIKKEDVISTLQYLNLINYYKGQYILTLSEDIVDGHERAMLKRILRIDSKCLHFTPKDWSKRGKW
- the KAT5 gene encoding histone acetyltransferase KAT5 isoform X4; amino-acid sequence: MAEVEEVTEGCRLPVLRRNQDNEDEWPLAEILSVKDISGRKLFYVHYIDFNKRLDEWVTHDRLDLKKIQFPKKEAKTPTKNGLPGSRPSSPERDVPAAAPSSGKTLPIPVQITLRFNLPKEREAIPGSPDQPLSSSSCVQPNHRSTKRKVEVVSPATPIPAPTETTQASVFPQNGSARRPVATQPGRKRKSNCLGTDEDSQDSLDGIPSAPRMTGSLVSDRSHDDIITRMKNIECIELGRHRLKPWYFSPYPQELTTLPILYLCEFCLKYVKSLKCLQRHLTKCDLRHPPGNEIYRKGTISFFEIDGRKNKSYSQNLCLLAKCFLDHKTLYYDTDPFLFYVMTEYDSKGFHIVGYFSKEKESTEDYNVACILTLPPYQRRGYGKLLIEFSYELSKVEGKTGTPEKPLSDLGLLSYRSYWSQTILEILMNLKSETGERPQITINEISEITSIKKEDVISTLQYLNLINYYKGQYILTLSEDIVDGHERAMLKRILRIDSKCLHFTPKDWSKRGKW
- the KAT5 gene encoding histone acetyltransferase KAT5 isoform X2, yielding MAEVEEVTEGCRLPVLRRNQDNEDEWPLAEILSVKDISGRKLFYVHYIDFNKRLDEWVTHDRLDLKKIQFPKKEAKTPTKNGLPGSRPSSPERDVRKTLDLSLQPAAAPSSGKTLPIPVQITLRFNLPKEREAIPGSPDQPLSSSSCVQPNHRSTKRKVEVVSPATPIPAPTETTQASVFPQNGSARRPVATQPGRKRKSNCLGTDEDSQDSLDGIPSAPRMTGSLVSDRSHDDIITRMKNIECIELGRHRLKPWYFSPYPQELTTLPILYLCEFCLKYVKSLKCLQRHLTKCDLRHPPGNEIYRKGTISFFEIDGRKNKSYSQNLCLLAKCFLDHKTLYYDTDPFLFYVMTEYDSKGFHIVGYFSKEKESTEDYNVACILTLPPYQRRGYGKLLIEFSYELSKVEGKTGTPEKPLSDLGLLSYRSYWSQTILEILMNLKSETGERPQITINEISEITSIKKEDVISTLQYLNLINYYKGQYILTLSEDIVDGHERAMLKRILRIDSKCLHFTPKDWSKRGKW